The proteins below come from a single Tissierella sp. MB52-C2 genomic window:
- a CDS encoding transketolase, with amino-acid sequence MELKEIARKIRVDIIEMLEASQSGHPGGSLSAVEILTALYFKEMNIDPANPKSEDRDRFVLSKGHGTPVLYGTLAERGFFPKEELKSFRKLGSMLQGHPDMKEIPGVDMTTGSLGQGLAAANGMALAGKLNNKDYRVYAVIGDGECQEGLIWEAAMLSAHYKLDNITVFLDYNGLQIDGPNKEIMNIDPIDEKFKAFGWNVLTIDGHSIDEIIRSIGEAKETKDKPTIIIAKTSKGKGISFMENQVGWHGKAPSAEEAQKALEELGGAK; translated from the coding sequence ATGGAATTAAAGGAAATAGCTCGAAAAATAAGAGTTGATATTATCGAAATGTTAGAAGCATCACAATCAGGACATCCAGGAGGATCTTTATCAGCAGTTGAGATATTAACAGCACTATACTTTAAAGAAATGAATATAGATCCAGCTAATCCAAAATCGGAGGATAGAGATAGATTTGTACTTTCAAAGGGGCATGGGACACCAGTTTTATATGGTACCTTAGCAGAAAGAGGATTTTTTCCTAAGGAAGAATTAAAGAGCTTTAGAAAACTAGGTTCTATGTTGCAGGGACACCCTGATATGAAAGAGATACCAGGTGTTGATATGACTACTGGATCCTTGGGACAAGGTCTAGCTGCTGCAAATGGCATGGCTTTAGCAGGTAAATTAAATAATAAGGATTATAGAGTATATGCAGTAATAGGAGATGGAGAATGTCAAGAGGGTCTAATATGGGAGGCTGCAATGCTTTCAGCTCATTATAAACTAGACAATATTACAGTATTTTTAGATTATAACGGACTTCAAATAGATGGACCTAATAAAGAGATAATGAATATAGATCCAATAGATGAAAAATTTAAAGCTTTTGGATGGAATGTACTAACTATAGATGGCCATTCCATAGATGAAATAATTAGATCAATTGGAGAGGCAAAGGAAACTAAAGATAAACCAACAATAATAATAGCTAAGACTTCTAAGGGAAAAGGCATATCCTTTATGGAAAATCAAGTAGGTTGGCATGGAAAGGCACCATCAGCAGAAGAAGCTCAAAAAGCCTTAGAAGAATTGGGAGGTGCTAAATAA
- a CDS encoding YitT family protein, whose amino-acid sequence MENGHKWYKALFSYVLIAIGVFLMAISLVYFLAPNTIAPGGVTGFAVVLEKTVGIPIYITNLAVNIPLFLLGAKALGKSTALKTLYATFLLSLFIKVLQPMILTHDLLLSAIFGGVLMGIGLGVVFKFGGTTGGTDLAGSILNKKFPNLSTATFMTIIDFCVVIFAGVVEKNIEISLYSVIAMFVIMKVIDMILEGIGYLKGFYIVTTKAEEVSQRLMVEIERGVTALKGKGMYTKEDKDVLLCVVNRAQFTKVKEIVKEVDPFAFIMVSEMSEVLGEGFTEEKK is encoded by the coding sequence ATGGAAAATGGTCATAAATGGTACAAAGCGTTATTTTCCTATGTTTTAATAGCTATAGGAGTATTTTTAATGGCAATATCCTTAGTATATTTTCTTGCACCAAATACAATAGCTCCAGGAGGAGTTACAGGCTTTGCCGTAGTTTTAGAGAAGACAGTTGGAATTCCCATATACATTACAAACTTAGCTGTAAATATTCCATTATTTCTTTTAGGTGCAAAGGCATTAGGAAAAAGTACAGCCTTAAAAACATTATATGCAACATTTTTATTATCCCTTTTTATAAAAGTTTTACAACCTATGATTTTAACTCATGACCTTTTATTATCAGCAATATTTGGGGGAGTATTAATGGGCATAGGATTAGGTGTTGTCTTTAAATTTGGGGGAACTACTGGTGGAACAGATTTGGCAGGCTCTATTTTAAATAAAAAGTTCCCAAATTTAAGCACGGCTACGTTTATGACCATAATTGATTTCTGCGTAGTTATATTTGCAGGTGTTGTTGAGAAAAACATAGAAATATCCCTATATTCAGTTATAGCTATGTTTGTTATAATGAAGGTAATAGATATGATTTTAGAAGGAATCGGATATCTAAAAGGATTTTATATTGTAACAACTAAAGCAGAAGAAGTAAGTCAAAGGCTTATGGTAGAAATAGAGAGAGGAGTTACAGCTCTTAAAGGAAAGGGTATGTACACAAAAGAAGATAAGGATGTTTTATTATGTGTAGTTAATAGAGCTCAATTTACTAAAGTAAAAGAAATAGTAAAAGAAGTAGATCCATTTGCATTTATTATGGTATCTGAAATGTCTGAGGTACTAGGTGAAGGATTTACAGAGGAAAAGAAATAA
- a CDS encoding WecB/TagA/CpsF family glycosyltransferase produces MDILEIFGVKIHNTTLDEATKQVEAYLKKDELKVIYTPNTEIVMAAKDDEGLKDLINRGSLIIPDGIGLIYGSRIKKKPLQERVTGFDLSMNLLKIADENSYSIYLLGGKEGTAKIAGENIKRDYPNIRIAGYHHGYFKGSHMGYENHEDELEIINQINLLDPDIIFVGLGFPKQEIWIDANKDRIRGKVIIGNGGVMDILAGNSKRAPEIYQKLGLEWFYRLIKEPSRIKRQMVLPQFMLKVLFSKDIIK; encoded by the coding sequence GTGGATATTTTAGAGATATTTGGAGTAAAGATACATAATACGACTTTAGATGAGGCAACAAAACAAGTAGAGGCTTATCTTAAGAAAGATGAATTAAAGGTTATTTATACTCCTAACACAGAAATTGTAATGGCTGCAAAGGACGATGAAGGACTTAAGGATTTAATTAATAGAGGAAGTTTAATAATACCAGATGGAATAGGGCTGATATATGGCTCAAGAATTAAAAAAAAGCCATTACAAGAAAGAGTGACTGGATTTGATTTATCTATGAATCTACTTAAAATAGCTGATGAAAACTCCTATAGTATTTATCTTCTTGGAGGAAAAGAGGGAACCGCTAAAATAGCAGGAGAAAACATAAAGAGGGATTATCCTAATATTAGAATAGCAGGATATCATCATGGGTACTTTAAGGGTAGTCATATGGGATATGAAAACCATGAAGATGAACTAGAAATTATAAATCAGATTAATTTATTAGACCCAGATATAATCTTTGTAGGCTTAGGATTTCCAAAGCAGGAAATTTGGATAGATGCTAATAAAGACAGGATTAGGGGGAAAGTAATTATAGGAAATGGTGGTGTAATGGATATATTAGCAGGAAATTCTAAAAGAGCACCTGAAATATACCAGAAACTAGGACTTGAATGGTTCTATAGACTAATTAAAGAACCATCAAGAATAAAAAGACAAATGGTTTTACCTCAATTTATGTTAAAAGTATTATTTTCCAAAGACATTATAAAATAG
- the csaB gene encoding polysaccharide pyruvyl transferase CsaB — translation MKVLHLISGGDTGGAKTHIISLMKAINKLIDAKIVCFIEDTFYHDAKDSGIPIEVFKQKARFDMSVVNRLAEEVEKQDYDIIHCHGARANFIGMFLKLKVNKPFITTIHSDYELDFKDNFYKKIIFTRLNKFSLKRFKNFIAISDTFKDMLVERGFKEDRIFTAYNGIDLDTDMEYLSKEEFFKKYGVEYNGETVVGIAARLDLVKDHETFIRAAANVLKKRKDIIFLIAGDGNERERLMSLAKELQIDKNLYFLGYIKDPHSFFNAIDINTLTSVSESFPYAILEGARLKKTIISTNVGGVSKLIEDGENGYLVQVGDIEALANRIITLAEDKEKIKIMGEKLFNKVREKYSSDAMAKEHLKIYGKILDNKGANNSILISGYYGFDNSGDDAILKAIVKDIKDHNEEIDIKVLSKSPIKTENAYNVKAVNRFEFKQVYKAMKSSKLFISGGGSLLQDITSTRSLLYYLATIKLARLFNKPVMVYANGIGPIEKKLNRFLTRRILNGVNLITLRDKDSEQFIKNLGVKNKNIMVTADPVFTLEPAPKSKIEEIFEKENIPKDKKFIGISIRKWKNTENLVNIMAEAISYMIDKYDVNIVLIPMHYPEDLDISLEINSMVNKEGSYVIKERYGVEEIMGIIKELEIIVAMRLHSLIYAATQEIPMVGLSYDPKVDGILRSLKMDYICNIETLEYNDLVDKIDYVWNNRTQLKGHLKEQHRELEEKALSNVKMALDLMESR, via the coding sequence ATGAAAGTACTTCATCTAATAAGCGGAGGAGATACAGGTGGGGCTAAGACTCACATAATCTCTTTAATGAAAGCCATAAATAAATTAATAGATGCTAAGATTGTATGCTTTATTGAAGATACATTCTATCATGATGCCAAAGATTCAGGTATCCCCATAGAAGTATTTAAGCAAAAGGCTAGATTCGATATGTCAGTAGTTAATAGACTGGCGGAAGAAGTGGAAAAACAAGATTATGATATTATCCATTGTCATGGTGCAAGGGCAAATTTTATTGGTATGTTTTTAAAGCTAAAGGTAAATAAGCCATTTATTACAACAATCCATAGTGATTATGAATTGGATTTTAAGGATAATTTTTATAAGAAAATTATATTTACTAGATTAAATAAATTCTCTCTTAAAAGATTTAAAAACTTTATTGCAATCTCCGATACATTTAAGGATATGTTAGTTGAAAGAGGCTTTAAGGAAGATAGAATATTTACTGCATATAATGGTATAGATTTAGACACCGATATGGAATATTTATCTAAAGAAGAATTTTTCAAGAAATATGGCGTCGAGTATAACGGAGAAACAGTAGTAGGTATTGCAGCAAGGTTAGATTTAGTAAAAGATCATGAAACTTTTATTAGGGCGGCTGCAAATGTATTGAAGAAGAGAAAAGATATAATTTTTCTAATTGCAGGAGATGGAAATGAAAGAGAAAGATTAATGTCATTGGCTAAAGAACTACAAATAGATAAAAACTTGTATTTTCTAGGATATATAAAAGACCCACATTCTTTTTTTAATGCCATAGATATAAATACTCTAACTTCAGTTAGTGAATCCTTTCCCTATGCAATATTAGAGGGAGCTAGACTCAAAAAAACCATAATATCTACTAATGTGGGAGGAGTAAGCAAGTTAATAGAAGATGGAGAAAATGGATATTTAGTCCAGGTTGGAGATATAGAAGCCTTAGCCAATAGAATAATTACTCTGGCTGAAGATAAAGAAAAAATTAAGATTATGGGTGAAAAACTATTTAATAAAGTAAGGGAAAAATATTCATCAGATGCTATGGCAAAGGAGCATCTAAAAATTTATGGGAAGATATTAGATAATAAGGGAGCAAATAATTCAATTCTCATATCAGGGTACTATGGATTTGATAATAGTGGTGATGATGCAATATTAAAAGCCATAGTTAAAGATATTAAAGATCATAATGAAGAAATAGATATAAAGGTACTTTCTAAAAGTCCCATAAAGACTGAAAATGCATATAATGTAAAGGCAGTTAATAGATTTGAATTTAAACAAGTATATAAGGCTATGAAGAGTTCAAAGCTATTTATTTCAGGTGGTGGATCTTTATTGCAGGATATAACCAGTACTAGATCTTTACTATATTATTTAGCAACAATAAAATTGGCAAGATTATTTAATAAGCCAGTGATGGTATATGCCAATGGAATAGGGCCTATTGAAAAGAAATTAAATAGATTTTTAACTAGAAGAATATTAAATGGAGTTAATTTAATTACTCTTAGGGATAAAGATTCTGAACAATTTATTAAAAACTTAGGAGTAAAGAATAAAAATATAATGGTAACAGCAGACCCAGTATTTACTTTGGAGCCAGCTCCAAAATCTAAAATTGAGGAGATATTTGAGAAAGAAAATATACCTAAAGATAAAAAGTTTATAGGGATTTCCATTAGAAAATGGAAAAATACTGAAAATCTAGTCAATATTATGGCGGAGGCCATAAGTTATATGATAGATAAGTATGATGTAAATATAGTTCTAATACCAATGCATTATCCTGAGGATTTAGATATAAGTCTTGAGATAAACAGTATGGTAAATAAAGAAGGCTCCTATGTAATAAAGGAGAGATATGGTGTAGAGGAAATAATGGGAATAATAAAGGAACTAGAAATCATTGTTGCCATGAGACTCCATTCTTTGATTTATGCAGCTACTCAAGAAATTCCAATGGTGGGACTATCCTATGATCCAAAGGTTGATGGGATTCTACGTTCTCTAAAGATGGACTATATATGCAATATTGAAACCCTAGAATATAATGATTTAGTAGATAAAATAGATTATGTATGGAATAACAGAACACAATTAAAGGGCCATTTAAAAGAACAACATAGGGAATTAGAAGAAAAAGCCTTATCTAATGTGAAAATGGCATTAGATTTAATGGAAAGCAGGTGA
- a CDS encoding PIG-L family deacetylase: protein MIRRLIKMTLKYPIIFINRIYLWFYFKTRKINEKYEEIAPKGNEKILVLSPHVDDETIGLGGTIIKYHNSGSKMSLVYLTDGSGSTSHKSKEETAKERMEEGYKIKESYGFHSVYFLEKVDGTLDSKDKKLIGEIIEILDKEKPDIIFSPFLIDGNIDHVETTKSLEKALSIWNKEFENIYLYGVNSLIHPKIINKVSFLDKNAYMEKLDRFNIFQSQWAMGFSVFNLLDRRKALMYGKGYAVENFVGIDYTILNVIIDKLEKEKFNPQIFKQISSEFTLIYAFIKSRKEKKIYSKSVKKIIENKQLGGSSYGAY, encoded by the coding sequence ATGATAAGAAGATTAATTAAAATGACACTTAAATATCCTATTATTTTCATAAACCGTATATATCTATGGTTTTATTTCAAAACAAGAAAGATCAATGAAAAATATGAGGAAATAGCCCCTAAGGGAAATGAAAAAATTTTAGTACTATCCCCCCATGTGGACGATGAAACTATAGGCTTAGGTGGAACCATTATTAAATATCACAATTCAGGAAGTAAAATGTCTTTAGTATATTTAACCGATGGAAGTGGCAGTACTAGCCATAAATCCAAGGAAGAGACAGCAAAAGAAAGAATGGAAGAAGGATATAAGATTAAAGAAAGCTATGGATTTCATAGTGTATACTTTCTAGAAAAGGTAGATGGTACACTGGATTCTAAGGACAAAAAGCTGATTGGAGAAATCATAGAAATTTTAGATAAAGAGAAGCCAGATATTATCTTTAGTCCTTTTCTAATTGATGGAAATATAGATCATGTAGAAACTACAAAGTCCTTAGAAAAGGCTTTATCAATATGGAACAAAGAATTTGAAAATATATATCTATATGGAGTAAATAGTTTAATTCACCCTAAAATCATTAACAAAGTCAGCTTCTTAGATAAAAACGCTTATATGGAAAAACTTGATAGATTTAATATATTTCAATCTCAGTGGGCAATGGGATTTAGCGTTTTTAACTTATTAGATAGAAGGAAAGCATTAATGTATGGAAAAGGTTATGCTGTTGAGAACTTTGTAGGTATAGATTACACCATATTAAATGTAATAATAGATAAACTAGAAAAAGAAAAATTTAATCCACAGATATTTAAGCAAATAAGTAGTGAATTTACTTTGATTTATGCATTTATAAAATCAAGAAAAGAAAAGAAAATTTATAGTAAATCAGTGAAAAAAATAATAGAAAACAAACAGTTAGGAGGTAGCTCCTACGGAGCATATTAA
- a CDS encoding GNAT family N-acetyltransferase, whose translation MVDIREYKNGDEKEIIQLFNKVFNSNRKEEHWNWQFMENSAGKSVIVVAEDDSKIVGQCTLLPTTMVVKGEEVLAGQSIDTMISEDFRGKGIHGELANKSYEIGVENNIQFRFGFPSQMALRGLLGGIGGSLVTEIPLFTNYYRLDNILLNVVKIKFLAKILSIPLHGLIKFIYKEQKIKIKEKYIFKEIEEFDEEFDELWDKVKADSPIMTKRDSKFLNWRIKNHPDIDYKTFGAYLDNELVGYIITKTEKRNIRNNPNIRLGSMVDIMGINEDVIAALYFKVKEYFKSQNTDLVVTWASESMQYRGLLARLGFAKTRSTIPFVVKNLVENKELEETIADERNWYIMPIESDFY comes from the coding sequence ATGGTTGATATAAGGGAATATAAGAATGGCGACGAAAAGGAAATAATCCAATTATTTAATAAAGTCTTTAATTCCAATAGAAAGGAAGAACATTGGAACTGGCAGTTTATGGAGAATTCTGCTGGGAAATCTGTAATAGTAGTGGCGGAGGATGATTCAAAAATAGTAGGACAATGTACTCTTTTACCTACTACAATGGTAGTTAAGGGAGAAGAAGTATTAGCAGGACAATCAATAGACACCATGATAAGTGAAGACTTTAGAGGTAAAGGCATACATGGAGAATTAGCTAATAAATCCTATGAAATAGGTGTGGAAAATAATATCCAATTTAGATTTGGATTTCCTTCCCAAATGGCTCTAAGAGGATTACTAGGTGGAATTGGTGGTTCTCTTGTAACGGAGATACCTCTTTTCACAAATTATTATAGGTTAGATAATATTTTATTAAATGTTGTAAAGATAAAATTTCTAGCCAAAATATTATCCATACCTTTACATGGTTTAATTAAATTTATATACAAGGAACAAAAAATAAAGATAAAAGAAAAGTATATATTTAAAGAAATAGAAGAATTTGATGAAGAATTTGATGAACTATGGGATAAGGTTAAAGCAGATAGCCCCATAATGACTAAAAGAGATAGTAAGTTTTTAAATTGGAGAATAAAGAATCATCCAGATATAGATTACAAAACTTTTGGTGCTTATTTAGATAATGAATTAGTAGGTTATATAATTACTAAAACTGAGAAAAGAAACATAAGAAATAATCCTAATATAAGACTTGGCAGTATGGTAGACATAATGGGAATCAATGAAGATGTAATAGCTGCCTTATATTTTAAAGTAAAGGAATATTTCAAAAGTCAAAATACAGATTTAGTAGTAACATGGGCATCTGAATCTATGCAATATAGAGGGTTACTAGCGAGGTTAGGATTTGCCAAGACGAGAAGTACTATACCTTTTGTTGTGAAAAACCTTGTTGAAAATAAAGAGCTAGAGGAAACAATTGCAGATGAAAGAAATTGGTATATAATGCCTATAGAATCAGATTTTTATTAG
- a CDS encoding type II toxin-antitoxin system PemK/MazF family toxin: MIVKRGDIYYADLSPVIGSEQGGVRPVLVIQNDIGNKYSPTIIIAAITSQINKAKLPTHVEINAPEYGLPKDSVVLLEQIRTIDKKRLRERIGRFNEEMMINVDQCLKISLGLVEL; this comes from the coding sequence ATGATAGTTAAAAGAGGGGATATATACTATGCAGATTTAAGCCCTGTTATTGGGTCTGAACAGGGGGGAGTAAGACCAGTACTTGTTATTCAAAATGATATTGGAAACAAATATAGTCCTACAATTATTATTGCTGCTATTACATCACAGATAAACAAGGCAAAGTTGCCAACACATGTAGAAATTAATGCTCCAGAATATGGATTACCGAAGGACTCTGTAGTCCTTCTGGAGCAAATAAGAACCATAGATAAGAAACGGTTACGAGAAAGAATAGGGAGATTTAATGAAGAAATGATGATCAATGTGGATCAGTGCCTAAAAATAAGCTTAGGGTTAGTAGAACTATAA
- a CDS encoding CopG family transcriptional regulator has translation MAETRRIMISLPNSLLEEVDVMVPVEYKNRSDFVIEAMRLYINEKKRMEVAEKMKEGYREMSQINLTLAEIGLEQDILDLVIYEARLMGREVL, from the coding sequence ATGGCTGAGACTAGAAGGATTATGATTAGCTTACCTAATAGCCTCCTTGAGGAAGTTGATGTTATGGTACCTGTGGAGTACAAGAATAGGTCTGATTTTGTAATAGAAGCTATGAGATTATATATTAACGAAAAAAAAAGAATGGAAGTTGCCGAAAAGATGAAAGAAGGTTATAGGGAAATGAGTCAAATAAATTTAACTCTTGCAGAAATAGGGCTAGAGCAAGATATCCTTGATTTAGTAATATATGAAGCAAGATTGATGGGGCGTGAGGTTTTATGA